The region AGTGCATTCGTCTCTTCGCCTCTGAGTACAAGTTTGATGAAAGCGGGGAGTAGCCGTACTGATCCTGGAGGCGGATTGCAAGTATAGTATTGTACCTGTGCCCGTGGCTCGCGACTTCTTGCTCGAAAAAAGGCATTTGGTCAACTCCCGCGTCTCCAAGGTCAGAACGGCAAGGCAGACCTCAAAGTGAAATCTGACATGACAGCCTCCTTGCCTGCCCACAATTTGGGAATGTCCATACCTGCATtccgttgaagatgacgaatTTGTGTGGCCATGTTCAGCTCTTCATAACGCCACATGCCTTGTTACTTTCACTTGACCCGTCTTTGAGCTTTGATGAACCCCAGCTTTTCGTCAACCCGAAATATGCCAGACTGTATGGTGGCCGCGGCTCATCAGAGTCTGGGAGCCTACGCAATGAGCCCGAAGGACATTGTCCATGGCTGAGTCTCCCCGTGGCGAACGCCTGATGAAGGTGGCCATGCCGCCCACTGACCTTGTGACGTCTTCGATGGCTTCGCGAGGCGGACGGCAAAGATCTCGGTGTCAATTATTGAGATTTAGTAAAGGGGATGCTcaagccagcagcagacAGTGATTAGGCGCCTTTTTACCAAGTACGTCCTTGTCACATCAGCCGGGCAAACTTGTAGTGACTAGCTGTCATTTGGCAACTGGATCTGGCAGCTTCGTACATGTTGTTTTTGCGATTCGCTCCTGTTTCATCCCTATGCGGCTTCATGGGTTTCTTAACCATGTTGGTTACTAAGGGTCCACGTGAAACAGTACATGGTTTGGCGAGATACTAGCAAAATTCGTGCTCATGGCTCAAAAATTGTACGAGTCCCTCAAATTCAGCGACAATTCCCAACAAATCTGGCTTTTGGTGGTTCTCCCGTCTGCGGAATTCTCAGCCCCCATCGAATGCGAACTCTCTGTCGTGTCCTTAGCAGACACCGGTCCGTATGCTGGGCTCTCTTATGTCTGGGGTAATGCTGCAAATCGAGTTCCGATACGAGTCAATGGAAGTGAGGTGTATATTACAGTCAATCTCGCATCTGCACTTCGTCATATCCGCTTGCGGTCTGAGGAGAAGATCCTTTGGGTGGATGCCCTGTGCATTCACCAAGATGATCTTGAAGAGAAGTCCGGCCAAGTTTCCATGATGGGAGATATATACGGAAGTGCAGAGAAGGTGATAGTTTGGCTGGGAGAAGCTACTTTGTCTACCAACGCCGCCTTTGCGTGTTTCGGCATGGTCGACGAACCCCCGCCTGAGCTTTGGGACTCCggtctggttggtgagaAGATTCTAAAGCAAGTTGGTGAGAGAGTGGTGGACGGTGTGTTTGACGTATTTGCCCGCGACTGGTTCACAAGAATGTGGGTGGTTCAAGAAGTAGAGCGAGCGCAAAGTATCGTCTTCAAATGCGGTCAAATGGGGATGTGGCCGAAGGACATCTCATCAGCGGCCTATTTCTGGAACGACCTGAGCGAAACAAAAACCGGCTACGAGAGGCGTTTCAAGGAAACGAACCCTAGAACGTATTCTTTTCTCCAGAGCCTAGTATGGGGAGGCATCGAGAGCTGTTCTCTCTATCACCTCGTGCAAGTTCATTGCTACAGGAGATGCAGTCGTCCAGAGGACAAGATATATGCGCTGATGGGCCTTGCCAGGGATGCCGGCTCGTACGGTGTGGCTGATTATACAAAGTCCTGCAAAGAGGTCTACACGGAGTTTGCAACGGCAGTCATCGAAAACACGTCGTCTCTAGATATCATCAAAGCGGCGGGCCTTGGCCTTTCAACAGAAGGACGAAATTTGGCTTTACCTTCATGGGTTCCCAATTGGACCACCGGCCGATCCTCTGAAAATTTCTTTGGATTCGCTCCCCAGGCCACTCTTGGCATGGAAGCACAGTTCAGAGTGGAAGGACGACATTCCTTGCATGCTCGTGGCTTGGTCTTTGACACAATATCctatgtcgtatccatacCTCCAGTCGACTCTAGAACGGAAACGAGCTGGCAGGATGTTTTGAAGAGCTGTCAAACTGGTAAATACCACGGTGGTATTTCAAAATTGCAGGCCCTGTTCAGAGTTTTGCTTTTCAATTACGATACCGACGCGGCAAGTCAATTCAGATTGACCGCTGGGAGAGCAAATTTCTCACTCCATCTGCAGG is a window of Pochonia chlamydosporia 170 chromosome 5, whole genome shotgun sequence DNA encoding:
- a CDS encoding heterokaryon incompatibility protein (HET) domain-containing protein produces the protein MAQKLYESLKFSDNSQQIWLLVVLPSAEFSAPIECELSVVSLADTGPYAGLSYVWGNAANRVPIRVNGSEVYITVNLASALRHIRLRSEEKILWVDALCIHQDDLEEKSGQVSMMGDIYGSAEKVIVWLGEATLSTNAAFACFGMVDEPPPELWDSGLVGEKILKQVGERVVDGVFDVFARDWFTRMWVVQEVERAQSIVFKCGQMGMWPKDISSAAYFWNDLSETKTGYERRFKETNPRTYSFLQSLVWGGIESCSLYHLVQVHCYRRCSRPEDKIYALMGLARDAGSYGVADYTKSCKEVYTEFATAVIENTSSLDIIKAAGLGLSTEGRNLALPSWVPNWTTGRSSENFFGFAPQATLGMEAQFRVEGRHSLHARGLVFDTISYVVSIPPVDSRTETSWQDVLKSCQTGKYHGGISKLQALFRVLLFNYDTDAASQFRLTAGRANFSLHLQDFLKELGSSVSGYDTVDSRPVERFLGWLGEERNGRCDAEILGPYFGVNCTMDEWGGLLRTRVHRWRTRNSCLLGTSGRDLLETDGGWMGHAHPGARKGDLTCLVFGCPVPMILREVGSHFVIVGPAYVLGIMQAEEVLGLKMKMGLLEERDSTGPEGFVHECYRR